A genomic window from Providencia alcalifaciens includes:
- a CDS encoding IS6 family transposase — protein sequence MNAFKGRHFTGIIILWAVRWYCKYGISYRELQEMLAERGVNVDHTTIYRWVQRYAPEIEKRLRWYWCNPSDLNNWHLDETYIKVNGKWTYLYRAVDSRGYTIEFYLSPRRNTKAAYRFLRKIFNRVKKWQIPRVINTDKAAPYGRALNLLKEEGKCPTHVEHRQIKFHNNVIECDHGKLKRVINPTLGFKSIKTAHATIKGIEVMRALRKGQAEHFYYGQPLGEVRLVNRVFGL from the coding sequence GTGAATGCATTTAAAGGTCGTCATTTCACTGGTATTATCATTCTTTGGGCTGTACGTTGGTACTGCAAATACGGTATCAGTTACCGAGAACTTCAGGAAATGTTGGCTGAGCGCGGTGTAAATGTAGATCACACGACAATCTATCGCTGGGTTCAACGTTATGCACCAGAAATAGAAAAGCGGTTACGTTGGTATTGGTGTAATCCCTCCGACCTCAACAATTGGCATTTAGACGAAACTTATATCAAAGTGAATGGGAAATGGACGTACCTTTACCGAGCTGTCGATAGTCGAGGGTACACCATTGAATTTTATCTCTCGCCTCGTCGTAATACCAAGGCAGCTTATCGATTTTTAAGAAAAATATTCAATCGCGTTAAAAAATGGCAAATCCCCAGGGTTATCAATACAGATAAAGCCGCACCTTATGGCCGAGCGCTTAACCTTCTCAAAGAAGAAGGAAAATGCCCTACACATGTAGAACATCGACAAATCAAATTTCACAATAATGTCATTGAATGTGATCATGGAAAATTGAAGCGCGTGATAAATCCCACCTTAGGGTTTAAATCAATTAAAACAGCACATGCGACCATTAAAGGAATTGAGGTGATGCGTGCGCTTCGCAAAGGTCAAGCAGAACATTTTTACTATGGCCAACCGTTAGGAGAAGTGCGCCTCGTGAATAGAGTATTCGGACTTTAA
- the queE gene encoding 7-carboxy-7-deazaguanine synthase QueE, which yields MKYPINEIFQTLQGEGVFTGVPAVFIRLQGCPVGCSWCDTKQTWDKEPAKESTLGDIALKTQDSDLWAMSDAESLIQLMHQNGYTAKHIVITGGEPCIYDLTTLTQSLEASGFQCQIETSGTYPIICTENTWVTVSPKVGMKGGLQVLEQAINRANEIKHPVAREKDIEALDQLLSLRTQGEPPIVALQPISQKVSATKLCIDTCIQRNWRLSIQTHKYLNIQ from the coding sequence ATGAAATACCCAATTAATGAAATCTTCCAAACTTTACAGGGGGAAGGTGTTTTTACCGGCGTTCCTGCTGTTTTTATTCGTTTGCAAGGCTGTCCAGTTGGCTGTAGTTGGTGTGATACCAAACAGACCTGGGACAAAGAGCCCGCGAAGGAATCTACATTGGGTGATATTGCATTAAAAACACAAGACAGTGATTTATGGGCAATGTCCGATGCCGAAAGCTTAATCCAATTAATGCACCAAAACGGCTATACCGCAAAACACATTGTGATAACGGGTGGAGAGCCGTGCATTTATGATTTAACAACCTTAACGCAATCCCTTGAAGCGAGTGGGTTTCAATGCCAGATTGAAACCAGCGGCACTTACCCAATCATCTGCACTGAAAATACTTGGGTCACAGTCTCGCCAAAAGTAGGTATGAAAGGGGGATTGCAAGTGCTCGAACAAGCGATTAATCGTGCCAATGAAATCAAGCATCCTGTAGCGCGTGAAAAGGATATTGAAGCCCTTGATCAGCTATTATCTTTGCGAACTCAGGGTGAGCCACCGATTGTGGCGCTTCAGCCTATTAGTCAAAAAGTATCAGCGACTAAGTTATGTATTGATACCTGCATTCAACGCAACTGGCGGCTATCCATTCAAACCCATAAATATCTGAATATTCAGTAA
- a CDS encoding amino acid permease produces MQSSEQNQLRKGLSVRHIRFMALGSAIGTGLFYGSASAIQAAGPAVLLAYMLGGAAVFMVMRALGEMAVHHPVPGSFSHYASHYMGPLAGFLTGWNYVFEMLVVCLADITAFGMYMGFWFPHVDQWVWVLSIVLFISALNLCHVKIFGEMEFWLSIIKVSAIIAMIVGGAFLMIYGFGQETNHEVGIQNLWEHGGFMPNGIEGVIASLAIVMFAFGGIEVIGITASEAQDPEKTIPKAINAVPIRILLFYGLTLFILMCIYPWNQVGQNGSPFVQIFDSLGIQSAANILNIVVITAAISAINSDIFGAGRMMYGMAQDGQAPKVFTKLTKSGVPWVTVLVMSVVMLLGVYLNYLLPEKIFVIIASIATFATVWVWLMILLSQVAMRRKMSQEEVKKLKFPVPFWPVGPAITIAFMVFVIALLGFFKDTQVALIVGFVWVALLSITFFAMRYYQKR; encoded by the coding sequence ATGCAAAGTAGTGAACAAAATCAACTCAGAAAGGGGCTGAGTGTCCGGCACATTCGCTTTATGGCCTTAGGGTCCGCGATTGGTACAGGGCTATTCTACGGTTCTGCGTCTGCAATTCAGGCTGCAGGTCCCGCGGTGTTACTTGCCTACATGTTAGGTGGCGCCGCCGTATTTATGGTGATGCGCGCCCTTGGTGAAATGGCGGTCCATCATCCAGTCCCAGGTTCATTCTCTCACTACGCAAGCCATTATATGGGTCCTTTAGCTGGTTTTTTAACCGGCTGGAACTACGTGTTTGAAATGCTGGTGGTCTGTTTAGCCGATATTACTGCCTTCGGGATGTACATGGGCTTCTGGTTCCCTCATGTCGACCAATGGGTGTGGGTATTGAGTATCGTGCTATTTATTAGCGCGCTCAATCTTTGCCACGTTAAGATTTTTGGTGAGATGGAATTCTGGCTATCGATTATTAAAGTCAGCGCCATTATTGCCATGATTGTCGGCGGCGCCTTCTTGATGATTTACGGTTTTGGTCAAGAAACTAACCATGAAGTGGGTATCCAAAACTTGTGGGAGCATGGCGGCTTTATGCCAAACGGCATTGAAGGGGTGATTGCCTCTCTCGCAATCGTCATGTTTGCTTTTGGCGGTATTGAAGTGATTGGTATCACGGCAAGTGAAGCACAAGATCCTGAAAAAACCATACCAAAAGCTATCAATGCCGTACCTATCCGTATTCTATTATTCTATGGTTTAACGCTGTTTATTCTGATGTGTATCTATCCATGGAACCAAGTTGGTCAAAACGGCAGCCCGTTTGTCCAAATCTTCGATAGCTTAGGCATTCAATCTGCAGCAAATATCCTGAATATCGTGGTGATCACAGCAGCAATTTCCGCTATCAACAGTGATATTTTTGGTGCTGGTCGCATGATGTATGGTATGGCTCAAGATGGGCAAGCGCCTAAGGTCTTTACCAAATTGACCAAAAGCGGTGTGCCATGGGTGACAGTGCTGGTCATGTCTGTTGTGATGTTATTAGGGGTTTACCTTAACTACCTATTACCAGAAAAAATCTTCGTGATCATTGCGTCAATTGCGACCTTCGCGACGGTGTGGGTCTGGTTAATGATCTTACTGTCTCAAGTGGCAATGCGCCGTAAGATGAGCCAAGAAGAAGTCAAAAAACTGAAATTCCCAGTGCCGTTCTGGCCTGTTGGCCCTGCAATCACCATTGCATTTATGGTGTTTGTTATCGCCCTATTAGGCTTCTTTAAAGATACACAAGTGGCCCTAATCGTAGGCTTTGTGTGGGTAGCTTTACTCAGTATCACCTTCTTTGCCATGCGTTATTACCAGAAACGCTGA